The DNA window TTTTTTTCATGTAATTTTTTCTCAAAAATTAAAATAAATATGGACAGGTAAGCAGAAAAAGTAAATAGACTATATGCCAATAGAGCTATGGCGATATGTGTTACAAATAATGGTGATAAGTCAGTCGTTAGAAAATGATTTGATAGAAAAAAAGGATGTATGATCAACAAAATCAATGATGGGATAAGCAAAAATGGCTGCAGATAGCTAAAATTTTTATTAAAATTAAGTAGCCAGAAAATCAAAATGCTGAAAAAAGAAGTTCCAATAAGCGCATTAGTAAAGCCGAGATTTATGGGGTTGAAAGAAATGCTAGCCTTAAGAATCGTAAAATGAGCTAGTAAGCCAATACCAATAAGTAGCGCATTAAAATTAATTAGTTTTTTATTTGGCGCTGGATTTTTAAATAGCAATAAACTTGGG is part of the Candidatus Methylopumilus rimovensis genome and encodes:
- a CDS encoding cytochrome C assembly family protein, which produces MEIWLPILIACFCYLTPSLLLFKNPAPNKKLINFNALLIGIGLLAHFTILKASISFNPINLGFTNALIGTSFFSILIFWLLNFNKNFSYLQPFLLIPSLILLIIHPFFLSNHFLTTDLSPLFVTHIAIALLAYSLFTFSAYLSIFILIFEKKLHEKKKIDQLLSGSQPLIEMENFLFNINKFGFILLTITLGSGILFSEQVFGTPLQLNHKTIFSILAWLIYGLLLAGKKLNGWRGRKFIYISLTAFLFLLLSYLGSKFVLEIILHR